In the genome of Polaribacter atrinae, one region contains:
- a CDS encoding tetratricopeptide repeat protein yields MQKKSFSLNFNSPIFIRTVFIISFLLLHTQIFAHGDLSLRIEKKTEEIKQNPKDCNLYFQRGLLYQQHSEYKKSLTDYKKSQQLGNQENVLQYRIAEVNYLSEEYKVALKHIAFY; encoded by the coding sequence ATGCAAAAAAAATCATTTTCACTAAACTTCAATAGTCCTATTTTTATTAGAACTGTTTTTATCATTTCTTTTTTACTATTACATACACAAATATTTGCACATGGAGATTTATCTCTTAGAATAGAAAAGAAAACGGAAGAAATAAAACAAAACCCTAAAGATTGTAATCTGTATTTTCAAAGAGGTTTATTATACCAACAACATTCAGAATATAAAAAGTCCTTAACCGATTATAAGAAGTCTCAACAATTAGGGAATCAAGAAAATGTACTACAATATAGAATTGCAGAGGTTAATTATTTGTCTGAAGAATACAAGGTAGCATTAAAACATATAGCTTTTTATTAA